A region from the Variovorax paradoxus genome encodes:
- a CDS encoding ATP-binding cassette domain-containing protein, protein MTPSTNTPPLLEVTDLVRHYALPREKLFGPPPLVKALNGVSFSVAAGRSLGIVGESGSGKSTIARLVMALDTPTSGSVRMLGRDLHRLPRGELRAARRDFQMVFQDPYGSLDPRQTVARIVAEPLEALAETSRAIQRERASEALAAVGLRTTDMDKYPHEFSGGQRQRIAIARALITRPKLIVADEPVSALDVSVQAQVLNLMQDLQQQFGVSYLLISHDLAVVNHLCDEVCVVWKGKIVEQGPPGELFRNAQHPYTRTLLDAVPRTPAGGTLLAA, encoded by the coding sequence ATGACCCCATCCACCAACACCCCGCCCTTGCTCGAGGTGACGGATCTTGTGCGCCACTACGCGCTGCCGCGCGAGAAGCTCTTCGGGCCGCCGCCGCTCGTGAAGGCGCTCAACGGCGTGAGCTTCAGCGTCGCGGCCGGCCGAAGCCTGGGCATCGTCGGCGAATCGGGCTCGGGCAAGTCGACCATCGCACGCCTGGTGATGGCGCTCGACACGCCCACCTCGGGCAGCGTGCGCATGCTGGGCCGCGACCTGCACCGGCTGCCCAGGGGCGAGCTGCGCGCAGCACGGCGCGACTTCCAGATGGTGTTCCAGGATCCCTACGGCTCGCTGGATCCGCGCCAGACCGTCGCGCGCATCGTGGCCGAGCCGCTCGAAGCGCTGGCCGAAACAAGCCGCGCGATTCAGCGCGAGCGGGCCTCCGAGGCCCTGGCCGCCGTGGGCCTGCGCACCACCGACATGGACAAGTATCCGCACGAATTCTCGGGCGGCCAGCGCCAGCGCATCGCGATTGCGCGCGCGCTCATCACGCGCCCGAAGCTCATCGTGGCCGACGAGCCGGTGAGCGCGCTCGATGTGTCGGTGCAGGCGCAGGTGCTCAACCTCATGCAAGACCTGCAGCAGCAGTTCGGCGTGAGCTACCTGCTAATCAGCCACGACCTCGCGGTGGTGAATCACCTGTGCGACGAGGTCTGCGTGGTGTGGAAGGGCAAGATCGTCGAACAGGGCCCGCCCGGCGAGCTCTTTCGCAATGCGCAGCATCCCTACACGCGCACGCTGCTCGACGCGGTGCCGCGCACGCCCGCCGGCGGCACGCTCTTGGCGGCCTGA
- a CDS encoding ABC transporter ATP-binding protein, whose amino-acid sequence MPLLEVKDLHVELQTQRGPAEAVRGIGFTLERGETLGIVGESGCGKSITVMSLMGLLPSTAKVTGSIRFDGTELVGRDEKAMCQIRGNRIGMIFQEPMTALNPVHTIARQVGEPLRLHRGLTGAEARKEVLALLDRVGIPDAASRLDAYPHQFSGGQRQRIGIAMALACGPDLLIADEPTTALDVTIQKQILELIQGLVAERGMALILISHDLGVIAQTVSKMLVMYGGSVVESGPTDTVFAERAHPYTQGLFAARPALGAPRGVRLATIQGSVPELVDLPPGCPFAGRCKYTVDACHATRPPPTILRHEHAVRCIRLEEIAAEGALAS is encoded by the coding sequence ATGCCACTGCTCGAAGTCAAAGACCTGCACGTCGAACTGCAAACGCAGCGCGGCCCCGCCGAGGCCGTGCGCGGAATCGGCTTCACGCTGGAGCGCGGCGAAACGCTGGGCATTGTGGGCGAGTCGGGTTGCGGCAAGTCGATCACGGTGATGTCGCTCATGGGCCTCCTGCCGTCGACCGCCAAGGTCACGGGCAGCATCCGCTTCGACGGCACCGAGCTCGTGGGGCGCGACGAAAAGGCCATGTGCCAGATCCGCGGCAACCGCATCGGCATGATTTTCCAGGAGCCGATGACGGCGCTGAACCCGGTGCACACCATTGCGCGCCAGGTCGGCGAGCCGCTGCGGCTGCACCGCGGGCTCACGGGCGCCGAAGCGCGCAAGGAAGTGCTGGCGCTGCTCGATCGCGTGGGCATTCCCGATGCGGCTTCGCGGCTCGATGCCTATCCGCACCAGTTCTCGGGCGGGCAGCGCCAGCGCATAGGCATCGCGATGGCGCTGGCTTGCGGCCCCGACCTGCTGATTGCCGACGAGCCCACCACCGCGCTCGACGTCACCATCCAGAAGCAGATCCTCGAACTCATCCAGGGCTTGGTCGCGGAGCGCGGCATGGCGCTGATCCTGATCTCGCACGACCTTGGCGTGATCGCGCAGACCGTTTCGAAGATGCTGGTGATGTACGGCGGCAGCGTGGTCGAGAGCGGCCCGACCGATACGGTGTTTGCCGAACGCGCGCATCCCTACACGCAGGGCCTGTTCGCGGCGCGGCCGGCGCTCGGCGCGCCGCGCGGCGTTCGCCTGGCCACCATCCAGGGCAGCGTGCCCGAGCTGGTCGACCTGCCGCCGGGCTGCCCTTTTGCGGGCCGCTGCAAGTACACGGTCGATGCCTGCCATGCGACCCGGCCGCCGCCCACGATCCTGCGGCACGAGCACGCGGTGCGCTGCATCCGGCTCGAGGAAATTGCCGCGGAAGGCGCCCTCGCATCATGA
- a CDS encoding ABC transporter permease, producing MNAIAVPSAAALKVPGFWRRALRHRSFMLGGVLTLLLLLAAAVSLVWTPWSPYEMDMASKLKPPSGAHWLGTDTFGRDVASLLLVGARASILVGVIAVGIGLVVGTALGLLAAARRGWVEEAIMRLTDFSLAFPAILSAIMMTAVFGAGIVNAIIAIGIYNIPTFARITRASANAIWSREYVAAARACGKGSFAITMQHVLPNISAVLIVQITIRFAIAILAEAALSYLGLGTQPPQPSWGRMLSEAQTMMFQSPLLAVFPGMAIAMAVLGLNLLGDGLRDLLDPRLARAR from the coding sequence ATGAACGCGATCGCGGTTCCGAGCGCAGCGGCGCTCAAGGTGCCCGGGTTCTGGCGCCGCGCCCTCAGGCACCGCAGTTTCATGCTCGGCGGCGTGCTGACGCTGCTCCTGCTGCTGGCCGCCGCCGTCTCGCTGGTGTGGACGCCCTGGTCGCCCTACGAGATGGACATGGCCAGCAAGCTCAAGCCGCCCTCGGGCGCGCACTGGCTGGGCACCGACACCTTCGGACGCGACGTGGCCTCGCTGCTGCTGGTGGGGGCGCGCGCGTCCATCCTGGTGGGCGTGATCGCGGTGGGCATCGGCCTTGTCGTGGGCACCGCGCTGGGCCTGCTCGCGGCGGCGCGGCGCGGCTGGGTCGAGGAAGCGATCATGCGGCTCACCGATTTCTCGCTCGCGTTTCCGGCCATCCTGTCGGCCATCATGATGACGGCGGTGTTCGGCGCCGGCATCGTCAACGCGATCATCGCCATCGGCATCTACAACATTCCGACCTTCGCACGCATCACGCGCGCCTCGGCCAACGCCATCTGGTCGCGCGAATACGTGGCGGCCGCACGCGCCTGCGGCAAGGGCAGCTTCGCCATCACGATGCAGCATGTGCTGCCCAACATCTCGGCCGTGCTGATCGTGCAGATCACGATCCGCTTCGCAATTGCCATCCTGGCCGAGGCCGCCCTCTCCTATCTGGGCCTGGGCACGCAGCCGCCGCAGCCCTCGTGGGGCCGCATGCTCAGCGAGGCGCAGACCATGATGTTCCAGTCGCCGCTGCTCGCGGTGTTCCCCGGCATGGCCATTGCGATGGCGGTGCTGGGCTTGAACCTGCTCGGCGACGGGCTGCGCGACCTGCTCGACCCGCGCCTTGCGCGCGCCCGCTAA
- a CDS encoding ABC transporter permease codes for MSLFILKRLATLIATLIGASVIVFLVLEILPGNAAQMLMGPDAAPEAVAALAAKLGLDQPAWTRYWHWIAGLLTGNLGDSYAYSSPVLDLILERLALTVPLALLAMAFTTVLALLVGVTAAARHNKLGDVGLMGLTQVGIAIPNFWFAILLILVFSVQLQWFSAGGFEGWGEGIFAGLKSLLLPALSLAVVQAAILARITRSAVLEVMREDFVRTARAKGVSQRAVLWTHVLRNAMIPVVTVMGMQFSELLAGTIVVENVFYLPGLGRLIFQAISNRDLIVVRNCVMLLAALVVIVNFVVDMLYAVIDPRIKASDI; via the coding sequence ATGAGCCTGTTCATTCTCAAGCGCCTCGCCACGCTGATCGCAACGCTGATCGGCGCCTCGGTCATCGTTTTCCTCGTCCTCGAGATCCTGCCCGGCAATGCCGCGCAGATGCTCATGGGGCCCGACGCCGCGCCCGAGGCGGTGGCCGCCCTGGCCGCCAAGCTCGGCCTCGACCAGCCGGCCTGGACGCGCTACTGGCACTGGATCGCGGGCCTCCTGACCGGCAACCTGGGCGACAGCTACGCCTACAGCTCGCCGGTGCTCGACCTCATCCTGGAACGGCTCGCGCTCACCGTGCCGCTGGCGCTGCTCGCGATGGCCTTCACCACGGTGCTCGCGCTGCTGGTGGGCGTGACCGCCGCTGCGCGCCACAACAAGCTCGGCGACGTGGGCCTGATGGGGCTCACGCAGGTGGGCATCGCCATTCCCAATTTCTGGTTCGCGATCCTGCTGATCCTGGTGTTCTCGGTCCAGCTGCAGTGGTTCTCGGCCGGCGGCTTCGAGGGCTGGGGCGAAGGCATCTTCGCGGGCCTCAAGTCGCTGCTGCTGCCGGCTCTGTCGCTGGCGGTGGTGCAGGCCGCGATCCTCGCGCGCATCACGCGCTCGGCCGTGCTCGAGGTGATGCGCGAAGACTTCGTGCGCACCGCGCGCGCCAAGGGCGTTTCGCAGCGCGCGGTGCTCTGGACCCATGTGCTGCGCAACGCGATGATCCCGGTGGTCACCGTCATGGGCATGCAGTTTTCCGAGCTGCTGGCCGGCACCATCGTGGTGGAGAACGTGTTCTACCTGCCGGGCCTGGGCCGGCTGATCTTCCAGGCCATCAGCAACCGCGACCTGATCGTGGTGCGCAACTGCGTGATGCTGCTCGCGGCCCTGGTGGTCATCGTGAACTTCGTGGTCGACATGCTCTATGCCGTGATCGACCCGCGCATCAAGGCGAGCGACATATGA
- a CDS encoding YfhL family 4Fe-4S dicluster ferredoxin, with the protein MALIITDECINCDVCEPECPNDAIYMGAEFYEIDPHKCTECVGHFDEPQCVQVCPVACIPIHPEHVESRETLWQKFERLAAAKAKAQAAQPQAPSAGA; encoded by the coding sequence ATGGCCCTCATCATCACCGACGAATGCATCAACTGCGATGTCTGCGAGCCCGAGTGCCCGAACGATGCGATCTACATGGGCGCGGAGTTCTACGAGATCGATCCGCACAAGTGCACCGAATGCGTCGGCCACTTCGACGAACCGCAGTGCGTGCAGGTGTGCCCGGTGGCGTGCATCCCGATCCATCCGGAACACGTCGAAAGCCGCGAGACGCTGTGGCAGAAGTTCGAGCGGCTCGCCGCAGCCAAGGCAAAGGCCCAGGCCGCGCAGCCGCAGGCGCCCTCAGCCGGCGCTTGA
- the pth gene encoding aminoacyl-tRNA hydrolase has protein sequence MIKLFVGLGNPGPEYEATRHNAGFWWIDALARDWKLNLVPERSYHGLAARANINGQSVWLLEPQTFMNLSGKSVGALAHFFKIAPEEILVVHDELDVVPGQAKLKFGGSHAGHNGLRDIHAQLGTGDYWRLRLGIGHPGVKSEVINWVLKKPLKEQREAIEDAIVRTLHAAPALVAGEMEKATLIIHTSKPPRPKPPRREPGDGGTPATA, from the coding sequence ATGATCAAGCTGTTTGTCGGCCTCGGGAACCCGGGCCCTGAATATGAAGCCACCCGGCACAACGCCGGCTTCTGGTGGATCGACGCCCTGGCGCGCGACTGGAAGCTCAACCTCGTGCCCGAGCGCAGCTATCACGGCCTTGCGGCGCGCGCGAACATCAACGGGCAAAGCGTCTGGCTGCTGGAGCCGCAGACCTTCATGAACCTGTCGGGCAAATCGGTGGGCGCGCTGGCCCACTTCTTCAAGATTGCGCCCGAGGAAATCCTGGTGGTGCACGACGAGCTCGACGTGGTGCCCGGCCAGGCCAAGCTCAAGTTCGGCGGCAGCCATGCCGGCCACAACGGCCTGCGCGACATCCATGCGCAGCTGGGCACCGGCGACTACTGGCGCCTGCGCCTGGGCATCGGGCACCCCGGCGTGAAGTCGGAGGTCATCAATTGGGTGCTCAAAAAGCCGCTGAAGGAGCAGCGCGAAGCCATCGAGGACGCCATCGTGCGCACGCTGCATGCGGCGCCCGCGCTGGTGGCGGGCGAGATGGAAAAGGCCACCTTGATCATTCACACGAGCAAACCGCCCCGGCCCAAACCGCCGCGGCGGGAGCCCGGCGACGGAGGCACGCCCGCCACCGCCTAG